A genomic region of Mesobacillus jeotgali contains the following coding sequences:
- a CDS encoding CBO0543 family protein, whose amino-acid sequence MFLLLIIFLSSVSFLKGVYSMKDRTLLNLFTLAGVGGSLFFLLRRKGDTKDWFLIFFIKTLVSTIIDGPIIKRKYVKYPHRYFPKFFDSNIVFLYILFPLSCVMYNQFTYKMQTGKTLLSVFLFSGPMTLMEGWLEKNTNLVEYHKGWNSYTTFAVLSFTFILVNRTIKLIRFLDKKIGHTEDMKSE is encoded by the coding sequence ATGTTTCTTCTCCTAATAATATTTTTATCATCGGTGTCTTTTTTGAAAGGGGTGTATTCTATGAAGGACCGGACATTATTAAACCTATTTACTTTAGCTGGTGTTGGCGGAAGTTTATTTTTTTTATTGCGAAGAAAAGGTGACACAAAAGACTGGTTTCTCATTTTTTTCATTAAAACTTTGGTATCCACGATCATCGATGGGCCTATAATAAAAAGAAAATATGTGAAATATCCGCACCGTTACTTCCCTAAGTTTTTTGACTCTAATATAGTGTTTCTATACATACTGTTTCCTTTATCATGTGTTATGTACAATCAATTTACTTATAAAATGCAGACAGGAAAAACGCTCTTAAGCGTTTTTCTCTTCAGTGGGCCAATGACATTGATGGAGGGCTGGCTAGAAAAGAATACGAATTTAGTCGAGTATCACAAAGGTTGGAACAGCTATACCACTTTTGCAGTCCTTTCGTTTACTTTTATCCTAGTAAATAGAACCATTAAACTTATTCGTTTCTTAGATAAAAAAATCGGCCATACTGAAGACATGAAAAGTGAGTAG
- a CDS encoding DUF5381 family protein: MSQTISRLQSIGNRVSGVRSSVDPRILVAMEDHWERCNMENEIQENNIKVYDNRVEVVYTSGGAGCMLIGGGSLLVASLFILLYIVPTSGLVRSFTGIIIGVIGLLFFGTMLLKVLRAVLTGKAVYTVQNGYFKGKNKAVRIDEITDMKWAGSSLKYLAIKTTNKKTIKLSSYNLVPEEKVNKVIEDYVVPYATPEFKENWNKRMSNRGA, translated from the coding sequence TTGAGTCAAACGATTAGCAGACTGCAAAGTATCGGGAATAGGGTTTCCGGAGTACGAAGCAGCGTTGATCCACGAATACTCGTCGCAATGGAGGATCATTGGGAAAGATGCAATATGGAAAATGAAATTCAAGAGAATAATATAAAAGTTTACGATAATCGAGTTGAAGTAGTCTATACCAGCGGAGGGGCAGGCTGTATGCTGATTGGCGGTGGATCTCTGTTGGTAGCATCTCTCTTTATTTTATTGTACATAGTCCCTACTTCAGGGTTGGTTAGGTCTTTTACCGGAATTATCATTGGAGTAATTGGCTTATTGTTTTTTGGAACGATGCTGTTAAAGGTTTTAAGAGCCGTACTAACCGGAAAGGCAGTATATACAGTTCAGAATGGGTATTTTAAAGGAAAAAACAAGGCAGTCCGGATTGATGAAATCACAGATATGAAATGGGCTGGCAGTTCATTGAAGTATCTGGCAATCAAAACGACAAACAAAAAGACCATCAAATTATCTTCTTACAATCTCGTTCCAGAAGAAAAAGTGAACAAGGTGATCGAGGATTATGTAGTTCCATATGCAACTCCAGAATTTAAGGAGAACTGGAATAAGCGTATGAGCAATAGAGGCGCATAG
- a CDS encoding DegV family protein: MIKILADSTCDLSNEVLELYDISLAPLTINIEGKLYKDRVDIEPNDFYEMLEGLAEHPTTGMPSPEEYLKIIKKAVKDGCEEILCVCMSSGTSGAYQSAVIAKDYFYEESPDSAVKIHIVDSKCMSHGSGWLIMKSAMMREQGASFEEIINFNETYKTKVKHFLSVDDLNHLIKSGRLTNASAFIGKILMLKPIMTMKQGKGAIVAKERGRNKVLKHYVQEFIKRNDKEMTDFILIGYTSDKTVAQTLQEKIREEAGFSGAIHIMQMGVSVGTHVGPGAISMFFIEK, from the coding sequence ATGATAAAAATTTTGGCTGATTCAACTTGTGATTTATCGAATGAAGTACTTGAATTATATGACATTAGCTTAGCGCCGTTGACAATAAATATTGAGGGCAAGCTTTACAAAGATAGAGTGGATATTGAGCCAAATGATTTTTATGAAATGTTGGAAGGGTTAGCTGAGCATCCAACAACAGGAATGCCAAGTCCTGAAGAATACCTTAAGATCATAAAGAAAGCTGTGAAGGATGGGTGCGAAGAGATACTATGTGTATGTATGTCTAGCGGAACAAGCGGTGCCTATCAGTCAGCTGTGATAGCTAAGGATTATTTTTATGAGGAATCGCCTGATTCGGCAGTTAAAATTCATATAGTTGATTCTAAATGCATGAGTCATGGCAGCGGATGGTTGATCATGAAGAGTGCGATGATGCGAGAGCAGGGGGCATCATTTGAAGAAATCATCAATTTTAATGAAACTTATAAAACAAAAGTAAAACACTTCCTTTCAGTTGATGATTTAAATCATTTAATTAAGAGTGGCAGACTTACGAATGCAAGTGCCTTTATCGGAAAGATTCTTATGCTTAAACCGATCATGACGATGAAGCAAGGAAAAGGAGCAATTGTTGCAAAGGAAAGAGGCCGTAATAAAGTACTGAAGCATTATGTTCAGGAGTTTATTAAACGAAACGACAAAGAAATGACAGATTTTATTCTCATTGGATATACATCGGATAAGACCGTTGCTCAAACGCTACAAGAAAAAATCCGTGAAGAAGCAGGATTTTCAGGTGCTATCCATATCATGCAGATGGGAGTTTCTGTTGGAACCCATGTAGGTCCGGGAGCCATATCAATGTTTTTTATAGAGAAATGA
- a CDS encoding AAA family ATPase, whose product MGFQRWLRILLPEFQLVDYVQAKGFRGKKQKLGGQAQAMVHPGALRTESVGGSPQHVPHSAGGVGEVVKDAKYGMKQMGLNRSNEELDTIFAEIKKELNSRILRQGAFIDELLVSYKKAFFKREKGTVQNTILLAGPAGTGKYTTLQLLVDQLYKKKLVPYKRVATIDLRNYTEEDIHSNFVLDCSAAFEYGIGTVCFLGMDKANAEVLKYVSRLVQQGYFRTSNSLMVDASNYFLVFYSDVDLKEEVHGQLPAEVANKIPSPILKGVQSYAISAPLMPADVEAILRGKLQAAARRLESQTQLNVSIQQDVFPGLVERIMVTKKYGEAIESLVEKDFYQGLVDLRSRGTLLAGDFVQIQLQQDDLLAAKGQQSFLLKSIPMVEEEKIEDLLEELNALTGLHTVKRAVHELLETVKAEKMRQEAGYKTAGKMAIHMVFTGNPGTGKTTVARLVSRILKAMGLISQGQLVEAARQDLVGEYLGSTAPKTNAAIERSLGGVLFIDEAYALSRNKQDPFGMEAIDTLVKGMEDHRDNLVMVLAGYTNEMEDFLKMNPGLQSRFPYIIEFPDYTSEEMYEILEGMAKAKDFTIDTAIKEQLLELFNSKQISGRNDAGNGRLVRNMLEDAIRKQAVRLNQESGARDYKLLTAEDFGIAERPQFELEPAFANIIGLDNVKDFIRSLEKQIRANEKRKKAGILTEQTQTLNIVFSGNPGTGKTTMARMLAEMLKSMGLLKRGHLIEVDRSNLVAEYMGQTAVKTTEVVQSALGGVLFIDEAYSLVEEGVQGGGFGKEAIDTLVRLIENHRNDLVVILAGYTDEMEQFLRSNPGLGSRFPLKIEFPDYTAEQLTRITEIQAKAKGFNLDVDVQQTLAQFYEKKQIPGKNDSGNGRLVRNTLEAAIRNQAVRIVEAENVSPEELNLLNIDDFGLLDHQPKVNALKELDAVIGLDEVKTFVRSLSAQIEVANKRKAMGLPDMGAQSLHMVFKGNPGTGKTTIARILARRLKELGVIKLDHIVETDRSGLVAGYVGQTALKTREVLEKALGGILFIDEAYALMGDGQDFGQEAIDTIVKFMDDHRENMIVILAGYEEDMEQLLDSNAGLRSRFPNVITFQDYSVDELVEISIRILKPKGYELSPDGAEALRGIFARVEGGVSTGNGRLARNICEAAIRQHALRLSEIDQPTIEDLTVLKHEDFLQAGGVAR is encoded by the coding sequence ATGGGTTTCCAAAGATGGCTTCGTATTTTACTGCCTGAGTTTCAGTTAGTTGATTATGTGCAGGCGAAGGGATTCAGGGGCAAGAAGCAGAAGTTGGGCGGACAGGCGCAGGCGATGGTTCATCCTGGTGCGTTGAGAACGGAATCGGTTGGTGGCAGTCCTCAGCATGTTCCTCATTCTGCTGGTGGTGTCGGGGAAGTAGTGAAGGATGCTAAGTACGGTATGAAGCAGATGGGCTTGAATCGGTCCAATGAAGAGTTGGATACGATTTTTGCTGAGATCAAGAAGGAACTGAATAGCAGGATTTTGCGCCAGGGAGCATTCATTGATGAGCTGCTAGTTTCATATAAGAAAGCCTTTTTTAAGAGAGAGAAAGGCACGGTTCAAAATACGATCCTGCTGGCAGGGCCAGCGGGGACTGGAAAGTATACGACATTGCAGCTGCTGGTCGATCAGCTTTATAAGAAAAAACTTGTTCCTTATAAACGGGTTGCGACGATTGATTTGCGGAATTACACAGAGGAGGATATTCACAGCAATTTCGTCCTGGATTGTTCCGCTGCTTTTGAGTATGGAATTGGGACGGTTTGTTTTCTGGGAATGGATAAAGCCAATGCAGAGGTTCTTAAGTATGTTTCCAGGCTGGTCCAGCAGGGCTATTTCCGGACATCAAACAGTCTGATGGTTGATGCCTCCAATTATTTTCTTGTTTTTTACAGTGATGTCGATTTGAAAGAGGAAGTGCATGGACAGCTTCCTGCTGAGGTAGCGAATAAAATCCCTTCTCCTATTTTAAAAGGAGTACAATCCTATGCGATTTCAGCACCGCTGATGCCGGCGGATGTCGAGGCGATTTTAAGAGGGAAGCTTCAGGCTGCTGCCCGCAGGCTCGAAAGCCAAACACAGCTGAATGTATCAATTCAACAAGATGTTTTTCCAGGTTTGGTCGAACGGATTATGGTGACAAAGAAATATGGTGAAGCAATCGAGAGTTTGGTAGAAAAGGATTTTTATCAGGGGCTAGTCGATTTAAGGTCAAGAGGAACTTTACTGGCGGGAGACTTCGTCCAGATTCAGCTGCAGCAGGATGATTTGCTGGCGGCAAAAGGACAGCAAAGCTTCTTATTAAAATCGATTCCAATGGTGGAAGAGGAAAAAATAGAAGACCTGCTTGAAGAGCTTAATGCTTTGACCGGTTTGCATACGGTAAAAAGAGCGGTTCATGAACTGCTGGAAACGGTGAAGGCGGAAAAGATGAGGCAGGAGGCCGGGTACAAGACGGCTGGCAAGATGGCGATACATATGGTGTTCACCGGGAATCCGGGAACGGGGAAAACAACCGTAGCGCGGCTCGTTTCTCGGATTTTAAAAGCGATGGGATTAATTTCCCAGGGACAATTGGTAGAGGCAGCGAGGCAGGATCTTGTCGGGGAGTACCTTGGTTCGACTGCGCCTAAAACCAATGCAGCCATTGAGCGTTCTCTTGGCGGCGTCCTATTCATTGATGAAGCGTATGCCCTGTCGAGAAATAAGCAGGATCCGTTTGGAATGGAAGCCATTGATACTTTGGTAAAGGGAATGGAGGATCACCGGGACAATCTGGTCATGGTCCTTGCCGGATACACGAATGAGATGGAGGATTTCCTGAAAATGAATCCCGGTCTTCAATCGAGGTTCCCTTATATTATCGAGTTCCCGGATTATACTTCCGAAGAGATGTATGAGATTTTGGAAGGGATGGCGAAGGCGAAGGACTTTACAATCGACACGGCCATTAAAGAGCAGCTCCTTGAGTTATTTAATTCCAAACAGATTTCCGGGCGGAATGATGCCGGCAACGGACGTCTTGTCCGCAATATGCTGGAGGATGCGATCCGGAAACAAGCAGTGCGCCTCAACCAGGAATCAGGTGCGCGGGATTATAAGCTTTTAACAGCCGAGGATTTCGGCATTGCCGAGCGCCCGCAATTCGAGCTGGAGCCAGCGTTTGCGAACATCATTGGTCTCGATAATGTGAAGGACTTTATCAGAAGCCTGGAAAAACAAATCCGTGCGAATGAAAAGCGGAAAAAGGCCGGGATTCTGACTGAGCAGACTCAGACTTTAAATATCGTATTTTCAGGAAATCCGGGAACAGGAAAGACGACGATGGCACGAATGCTTGCCGAGATGCTTAAATCGATGGGGCTTTTGAAAAGAGGGCATCTGATTGAAGTGGACCGGAGCAATCTCGTGGCCGAATATATGGGTCAGACAGCGGTCAAAACTACTGAGGTTGTCCAGTCTGCGTTAGGCGGGGTTTTATTTATCGATGAAGCTTATAGTCTTGTGGAAGAAGGCGTACAGGGCGGAGGCTTTGGTAAAGAAGCAATCGATACCCTCGTCAGATTGATTGAAAATCACCGGAACGACCTGGTGGTGATTCTGGCTGGATACACCGATGAAATGGAGCAGTTTTTGCGAAGTAATCCGGGGTTGGGCTCACGTTTTCCATTGAAGATTGAGTTCCCGGACTATACAGCGGAACAGCTTACGAGGATAACGGAAATCCAGGCAAAAGCAAAGGGATTCAATCTCGATGTCGATGTGCAGCAAACGTTAGCCCAATTTTATGAGAAAAAGCAGATTCCTGGGAAAAATGACAGCGGCAATGGGCGTTTGGTGAGGAACACGCTGGAGGCTGCAATCCGGAACCAGGCGGTCAGGATTGTTGAGGCTGAGAATGTCAGCCCAGAAGAATTGAACCTATTGAATATTGATGACTTTGGATTGCTGGATCATCAGCCGAAAGTTAATGCATTAAAAGAATTGGATGCCGTCATCGGTCTTGATGAGGTTAAAACATTTGTCCGTTCGCTATCCGCGCAGATTGAAGTGGCGAATAAAAGAAAAGCGATGGGACTGCCGGATATGGGTGCCCAATCCCTGCATATGGTTTTCAAAGGTAACCCGGGAACTGGAAAAACCACGATAGCGAGGATTCTTGCCCGAAGGCTGAAGGAGCTGGGGGTTATCAAGCTGGATCATATCGTGGAAACGGATCGTTCCGGACTTGTCGCAGGCTATGTGGGCCAAACGGCTCTTAAAACGCGTGAAGTTCTGGAGAAGGCACTGGGCGGTATTTTGTTCATCGATGAAGCTTATGCTCTTATGGGTGATGGACAGGATTTTGGACAGGAAGCGATCGATACAATTGTCAAGTTCATGGATGATCATCGTGAAAATATGATTGTGATTTTAGCAGGTTATGAGGAAGATATGGAACAGCTGCTGGATTCGAACGCAGGCTTGCGTTCAAGATTCCCGAATGTGATTACCTTCCAGGATTATTCTGTTGATGAGCTGGTGGAAATCTCTATCCGTATTCTGAAGCCAAAGGGTTATGAGTTGAGCCCTGATGGAGCGGAGGCTTTAAGAGGCATATTTGCTCGAGTTGAGGGCGGAGTTTCTACGGGCAATGGGCGTCTGGCCAGAAATATCTGCGAAGCAGCGATCCGCCAGCATGCGTTGAGGCTGAGCGAAATTGACCAGCCAACGATAGAGGATTTAACGGTGCTGAAGCATGAGGACTTTTTACAAGCTGGAGGTGTTGCAAGGTGA
- a CDS encoding bifunctional metallophosphatase/5'-nucleotidase — translation MQEIRAGAKLVILETSDVHGSIFPINYGTNENVPQGLSYAATVIKKHRKQEENLLVIDNGDLIQGTPLAYHFVKFGADLPIPMIKVLNELEYDAAVIGNHEFNYGMEILNRAVSESDFPWLSANIVDSSTRTPKFGTPYMVKKFDSGVKAAVLGLTTHYIPNWENPKHIKELKFEDALKTAKKWVNYIHEKEKPDILILAYHGGFERDLETGGETENQTGENQAYRICHEVEGIDLLLTGHQHRKIAGELNGVTVLQPGFNGKQIGKATISFVKDNGRWKIVDKVAEIMELENEEPDESILTLVEKYEQETQNWLDQTLGTIVGNMEVTDPIDLRTNEHPLIEFINKVQMEASGAAISNTALFHNEAPGFSKQVTMREIVSNYVYPNTLSVIKISGQDMKDALERSASYFIVDNGKIAVNPNFSEPKPQHYNYDMWEGIDYILDIRKPVGERVVKLSHKGHDVKPEEEFEVVMNNYRAGGGGDYTMFKNKTVIKEIQTDMTELLANYFLEHNTIKATVNHNWKVIW, via the coding sequence ATGCAGGAGATAAGGGCAGGGGCGAAGCTGGTTATATTGGAGACAAGTGATGTTCATGGTTCCATTTTTCCAATTAATTATGGGACGAACGAGAATGTGCCACAAGGACTCTCATATGCAGCAACAGTTATTAAGAAGCATCGGAAGCAGGAGGAAAATCTCCTTGTGATCGATAACGGCGATTTAATCCAGGGAACTCCGCTGGCCTATCATTTTGTGAAATTTGGAGCCGATCTCCCTATTCCGATGATCAAGGTCCTGAATGAGCTGGAATATGATGCCGCCGTCATCGGCAATCATGAGTTCAATTATGGTATGGAAATCCTGAATCGGGCAGTGAGCGAGTCGGATTTTCCATGGCTGTCAGCCAATATTGTTGACTCGTCAACTCGCACTCCAAAATTCGGGACTCCCTATATGGTGAAAAAGTTTGACAGTGGAGTGAAAGCAGCGGTTCTTGGGTTGACCACTCACTATATCCCGAATTGGGAAAACCCTAAACATATTAAGGAATTAAAATTCGAGGATGCACTTAAGACCGCGAAAAAGTGGGTCAATTACATACATGAAAAGGAAAAACCGGATATATTGATTCTTGCTTACCATGGCGGTTTTGAGCGGGATCTTGAAACGGGCGGGGAAACGGAGAATCAAACAGGGGAGAACCAGGCGTATCGGATTTGTCATGAAGTTGAAGGAATCGATCTCCTGCTTACAGGCCATCAGCATAGAAAAATAGCCGGGGAGTTGAATGGTGTGACCGTCCTGCAGCCAGGATTCAACGGCAAACAGATCGGCAAGGCAACTATTTCATTCGTGAAAGATAACGGCAGATGGAAGATTGTCGATAAGGTGGCTGAGATAATGGAGCTTGAAAATGAAGAGCCGGATGAAAGCATCCTGACACTTGTTGAAAAATATGAACAGGAAACACAGAACTGGCTTGACCAGACACTTGGAACAATTGTAGGAAACATGGAAGTCACAGACCCGATCGACTTACGGACAAATGAACATCCCCTGATTGAGTTCATCAATAAAGTTCAGATGGAGGCAAGTGGCGCGGCTATTTCAAATACTGCCCTGTTCCATAATGAGGCACCAGGCTTTAGCAAGCAAGTAACAATGCGTGAAATTGTATCAAATTATGTTTATCCCAATACGCTTTCTGTGATCAAAATATCAGGGCAGGATATGAAGGATGCTCTTGAGCGGTCGGCCAGCTATTTCATAGTTGATAACGGTAAAATCGCTGTAAATCCAAACTTCTCTGAGCCCAAGCCACAGCATTACAACTATGATATGTGGGAAGGTATTGACTATATCCTCGATATTAGGAAACCAGTTGGAGAAAGAGTGGTGAAGCTCTCTCATAAAGGTCATGATGTAAAACCGGAAGAAGAGTTTGAGGTAGTGATGAACAATTACCGTGCAGGAGGCGGAGGCGACTATACAATGTTCAAGAACAAAACCGTTATCAAGGAAATCCAAACCGACATGACAGAACTCCTCGCAAACTACTTTCTCGAGCATAACACCATCAAAGCAACTGTGAATCACAATTGGAAGGTGATTTGGTAA
- a CDS encoding CoA-disulfide reductase produces MKILIIGGDAAGMSAAMQMVRNSTGHEITVLEKGGVYSYGQCGLPYVISGKIESTDQLIARTQSTFKEKYGIDARVFHEAQKVDVENKMVSGINLSNGETFSLPYDRLLVATGVSSVIPKWEGVTLPGIFSLKTIPDAKAIMDYLEKDITNVTVIGGGYIGLEMAESFAELGKKVTIIERNEQLAKIFDKDMAELIHEEAVKQNIVLKMGESVEAFGGSDHVESVKTDKGEYETDLVLVAVGVKPNTSFLEGTGIKTIGNGAIQVNAYMQTSVEDIYAAGDCATQYHRVKEKDDHVPLGTHANKQGQIAGLNMVDVHKTFKGIVGTSIIKFFNLTLGRTGISEKEANKLNIPYGSVTITATDIAGYYPDDKKMKLKLVYHKETHKVLGGQIIGENGVDKRIDVLATAIFHSMTTEELLDLDLAYAPPYNGVWDPIQQAARRVK; encoded by the coding sequence ATGAAAATACTGATTATTGGCGGAGATGCAGCGGGCATGAGTGCTGCGATGCAAATGGTCCGGAACAGCACTGGACATGAAATCACGGTATTGGAAAAGGGAGGCGTGTATTCGTACGGACAATGTGGCCTGCCTTATGTGATCAGTGGAAAGATTGAGTCCACCGATCAGTTAATCGCGCGCACTCAGTCTACTTTTAAAGAGAAATATGGCATTGATGCACGAGTATTTCATGAAGCCCAAAAGGTAGACGTAGAAAATAAAATGGTCAGTGGAATAAATCTTAGTAATGGTGAAACGTTTAGCCTTCCATATGACCGCCTTCTGGTTGCAACTGGTGTAAGCTCGGTCATTCCTAAGTGGGAAGGTGTGACACTTCCTGGTATTTTCTCGCTAAAAACCATCCCTGATGCAAAAGCAATCATGGATTATCTAGAAAAAGATATAACTAATGTGACCGTGATTGGCGGCGGATACATTGGGCTTGAAATGGCCGAAAGTTTTGCGGAGCTCGGCAAGAAGGTCACCATCATTGAAAGAAATGAGCAATTAGCCAAAATATTTGATAAAGACATGGCCGAACTGATCCATGAAGAAGCAGTAAAGCAAAACATTGTGCTGAAAATGGGTGAATCCGTGGAAGCATTCGGTGGAAGTGATCATGTAGAATCTGTAAAAACCGATAAAGGAGAATATGAAACAGATTTGGTGCTAGTCGCTGTAGGTGTGAAGCCCAATACTTCCTTTTTGGAAGGAACAGGAATCAAAACAATTGGAAATGGTGCGATCCAGGTGAATGCCTATATGCAAACAAGTGTGGAGGATATCTACGCTGCAGGAGATTGTGCCACCCAATACCACCGGGTAAAAGAAAAGGACGACCATGTCCCGTTAGGAACACATGCCAATAAGCAAGGACAAATCGCCGGATTGAACATGGTTGATGTACATAAAACCTTTAAAGGAATTGTCGGCACTTCCATTATTAAGTTTTTCAATCTAACCCTGGGGAGAACAGGGATATCAGAAAAAGAGGCAAACAAGCTGAACATCCCCTATGGCTCTGTAACCATTACAGCAACTGATATCGCCGGTTATTATCCGGATGATAAAAAAATGAAATTGAAACTTGTCTATCATAAAGAGACACATAAGGTTCTAGGCGGGCAAATTATTGGGGAGAATGGCGTCGACAAACGAATCGATGTCCTGGCGACAGCCATATTTCATTCCATGACAACCGAAGAGCTGCTTGACTTAGATCTGGCGTATGCTCCCCCGTATAATGGTGTATGGGATCCTATTCAGCAAGCAGCCAGAAGAGTAAAGTAG
- a CDS encoding STAS domain-containing protein → MNSNNKKLYDFITEDPSILTNKWLSMRANNPTSVYSCDNLQAENRLREQNGLFIRTVANVLVASENEVNQEIKTWAQTVAMDRVETRTPIHEVIHQFGIFRGIFWEHIHQFVIENKGEISDSEILHWSTLIHSTFDTIIETFAEKYYNYYNDRLSVQSELINELSAPIIPLSDSIGVLPLVGEIDTQRAKYITESVLMQSKDYHLTHLFIDLSGVSIIDTMVANQLFQIIDILKLIGVKVYISGIRPEIAQTAIQLGINFHKVPTQATLKQALKANKILISDTHMAQM, encoded by the coding sequence ATGAATTCTAATAATAAGAAACTCTATGATTTTATCACTGAAGACCCTTCAATTCTCACGAATAAATGGTTAAGCATGAGAGCCAACAACCCAACAAGTGTCTACTCTTGTGACAACCTTCAAGCTGAAAACCGATTAAGGGAGCAAAATGGACTTTTTATTAGAACGGTAGCTAATGTACTGGTTGCTAGCGAAAACGAAGTGAATCAAGAGATTAAAACGTGGGCCCAAACCGTTGCGATGGACCGCGTGGAAACAAGGACACCCATCCACGAAGTCATTCATCAATTCGGAATATTCAGGGGTATTTTCTGGGAACATATTCACCAATTCGTTATCGAGAATAAAGGGGAAATTTCTGATTCAGAAATTCTGCATTGGAGCACATTGATCCATTCTACATTTGATACTATTATTGAAACCTTTGCGGAAAAATATTATAACTATTACAATGATAGACTCTCTGTCCAAAGTGAATTAATCAATGAATTGAGCGCCCCGATCATACCACTCTCTGACTCTATTGGGGTATTGCCACTTGTGGGAGAAATCGACACCCAGCGTGCAAAGTACATCACAGAATCCGTACTGATGCAAAGCAAAGACTATCATTTAACCCATCTGTTCATCGATTTATCAGGTGTCTCCATTATTGATACAATGGTAGCAAATCAGTTATTCCAGATTATCGACATCCTGAAGTTAATCGGTGTAAAAGTGTATATCAGCGGCATCCGCCCAGAAATAGCCCAGACAGCAATCCAACTAGGAATCAACTTTCATAAAGTACCAACACAGGCAACCTTAAAGCAAGCATTAAAGGCAAATAAAATCCTCATATCAGATACTCATATGGCACAAATGTAA
- a CDS encoding GNAT family N-acetyltransferase, with protein sequence MIKLIKYENLLPFKEEVTAFLEQDEVVNNLPLGVLESAERNPLLMAVVKRDEEIVWAMLQTQPDKIIFSKAASFSPDEVRLVAEQMHHEVECIPGLIGDRKLIFELSGYLSKLRDVTATVEMDQGLYKLEKVKKKIVSRGKLRALTEKEHGLVKEWVYQFCEDVNLPITMAEADVKADELIRRGRLMGWEIDGEIVSMANATRPTKRNININFVYTPIKHRKKGFASDCVAALSQLMLDRGYQTTSLYTDLSNPTSNKIYQEIGYEWVADSVVMGLGGRPCS encoded by the coding sequence ATGATTAAGCTGATAAAATATGAAAATCTCTTGCCGTTTAAAGAAGAGGTAACCGCGTTTTTGGAACAGGATGAAGTGGTCAATAATTTGCCTTTGGGAGTGCTGGAATCCGCGGAAAGAAACCCGCTGTTAATGGCTGTCGTTAAAAGGGATGAAGAAATTGTATGGGCTATGCTTCAAACTCAGCCGGATAAGATCATTTTTTCAAAAGCTGCTTCTTTTTCGCCTGACGAAGTACGACTGGTGGCAGAACAGATGCATCATGAAGTTGAGTGTATTCCAGGACTTATTGGTGACAGGAAGCTAATTTTCGAACTATCGGGCTACCTTTCTAAGCTAAGAGATGTGACAGCAACAGTGGAAATGGATCAGGGATTATACAAACTGGAAAAAGTGAAGAAGAAAATAGTATCCAGAGGAAAACTGAGGGCACTGACAGAAAAGGAACATGGTCTTGTAAAAGAGTGGGTGTATCAATTTTGCGAAGACGTGAACCTGCCCATCACCATGGCCGAAGCCGACGTCAAAGCGGATGAATTGATTCGAAGAGGACGATTGATGGGTTGGGAAATAGATGGGGAAATCGTTTCCATGGCAAATGCAACAAGGCCCACGAAAAGAAACATCAACATCAATTTTGTCTACACACCCATCAAGCATAGAAAAAAAGGCTTTGCTTCTGATTGTGTTGCAGCACTCTCACAATTGATGTTGGATCGGGGCTATCAAACAACGAGTCTATATACCGACCTCAGCAATCCTACTTCAAATAAAATCTATCAGGAAATTGGATATGAGTGGGTGGCAGATTCAGTTGTGATGGGGTTAGGAGGAAGGCCATGCTCATAA
- a CDS encoding DUF5381 family protein yields the protein MEEHNIKVSEGKVEILYTNPGAGCMLSSALFGTWLSAFVLFVVVPDSGFVRGFLSIVIGLIGLIFSGSILLKLISVILSGKILLTIESELLKGRKESVRISEIKDIKWSGSSLKYIVVQTTNKKKIKFPTYNLVGEEKVNQVIQDYLVPHATPELKSNWEKRMGNKGA from the coding sequence ATGGAAGAACATAATATAAAAGTTTCAGAAGGAAAGGTCGAGATCCTCTACACAAATCCAGGTGCCGGCTGCATGCTGTCATCTGCTTTATTTGGCACTTGGCTTTCTGCCTTTGTTCTGTTTGTTGTAGTGCCTGATTCAGGTTTCGTAAGAGGCTTTTTAAGTATCGTGATCGGATTGATCGGACTGATTTTTTCCGGCTCCATCTTACTCAAGCTCATAAGTGTCATCCTTTCAGGCAAGATCTTATTAACGATTGAGTCTGAATTGTTAAAAGGTCGTAAAGAAAGTGTTCGAATTAGTGAAATCAAAGATATCAAATGGAGCGGATCCAGCTTAAAGTACATTGTTGTCCAAACCACAAACAAAAAGAAAATCAAATTTCCTACGTATAACCTGGTAGGCGAGGAAAAGGTGAACCAGGTTATACAGGACTATCTAGTCCCACATGCGACACCTGAATTAAAGTCGAATTGGGAAAAGCGCATGGGTAATAAAGGAGCTTGA